The genomic stretch TCATTACCTTTAACAGCTTCGCAATAAACACGGCAGCTTCTGCGCGGGTGGTTAATTGCTTAGGAGCAAAGCGATTTTGTCCCACACCGCTTATAAGTCCTGCTTTAACACCTGCTGCAACATACGGAACTGCCCATGCGGGAACAGAATCTTTATCTGTGAAGGAGAGGGAGGCATTGTTATTTACCGTCAGCCCTGCTGCACGAACCATCCATGTCGTTATTTCTGAACGATTCAGTTGTTTACTTGCTCTAAATGTACCGTCTGTATACCCGTCTACAATCCCTGCTTCTACAGCTTGAGAGATATAGGGGGATGCCCAAGAAGGTATTTGCTTCGCATCCGTAAAGGAAAGTGAACTTGTTGTTTCCTTCATTTGTAGAGCGCGGCCTAGCATCGTAATAAATTCAGCACGATTGATGTGCGCATTTGGTTTAAACGTCTCATCTTGATAGCCTTTTATATATCCTACAGTGACACCAGACTGAATGGCACTCTCTGCCCAGTGACCAGAAATGTCTTTTAAAGAAACGACTGGCTTGGTGCTTGCGGCCGAGTCATTCTTGATGATTCCGAATTGATCTACAATGAAAGGCTTCGCTTCATTTTTATTTTGGTCGATTTCATAGGTGACTGCAGTAAGCTTATCTCCATCAACCTTTATACCGACAAAATTCTGTACTTGGCTGCGTTTTGGTCTGTCATTTTTATCTGGATCGGGTCCGTATATCGCCGCATGATGTTCTTCAGCCTTTTCAAACAGACGATAGTAGCTGTCTCCGAGTTCTTCGCTTTTATTTTTATAATAGACCTTCGGTCCCGCTGTCGCTGGAATCATGTAGATGCTGCCGTCTGGATTCACACTGTATTCAATCGTTTCGCCATTTAAGGTTTCTGTTATTTTCTCAGGAGAGGTTGCTTTTCCTTCCGAAGTGATCGGTTTCGTACGTGCATAGATATGATCATGCCCTTGCATAACAAAATCAATATCAAGCTCTGCCATGAGCGGAGCGATTTGGTTACGTACGCCATTAGCGCCCATAATATCCTCATCCGTTGCATGGTTAGAGGTAGTATAAGGGCCTTTATGGATATTCACAATAATCCACCTCGCTCCCGCTTTCTTCGCAGCAGCTGCGTCCTTCTTTAACCATTCCACTTGTTCTTTAGAAAAATTAGCATATTCGGCCGAATCTTCATTTGAGTTCAGCACGATAAAATGCGCATTACTGTAATCAAAAGAGTAATATGCTCCTGTTTCTGTAGCAGAGCCGTCAGGTTCGTTAATATGGAAGTGTTCATAAAAAGCATAGTTCTCGTCTTCATGATTCCCCGCAGAAGGAACAATCGTTGTCTGCAGCAAGCTATCTTGAGAATGACCTAAGAGCCAGTCCCACTGTTCTTCTTTTGTTCCTTTGTCTACTATATCACCGTTGTGAACGACAAACTGAGCGTCAGTAACGGTTTGAAGTGCTTTTTCAAGAGTCTCCGCTGATAAAATGGCTTCTTCTTCTGTTTTGGCTTGCGTATCCGCGATATCAATAAAAGTAAATGCACCGCTTTGAGGAGCGGTTTGGAAAATACCCGTTTTACTCCATATTCCTTGTTTCTTGTCACCTACCCGGTAGTAATACTTCGTATTTGCTTCAAGTTTTGAAGCCTCCGCTTTATGTACAAGCTCTTCTTGTGAGTTGGTGGATTCCGTAGAGGTGCCTGTAAAAGTGAGAGCTTTGTCAAAATCAGGCTCTGCCCCTGTTTTCTTGATCACCTGAACGGTACTGTCCGTAAGTTGTTTAGAAGTATACCAGGTAAACCCCTTTGAACTTGTTGTATCTCCATAAAAGGTGGTTGTTACTTTGCTGATGTGCTCATTTTGTAATGAACCTGCTTGTTCCAAAGATTCTGCGCTAGCCGGCAAGGCTGAAGGAATAGTGACCAAGCTAAGTACCAGAATAAACGATAACATAAATGCCGTTCCCTTTTTAAACATGTTAAACATGAAGTACACTCCTCTGTATGATGTATATGTCAAATCCGACATGACAAGCATAACAACCGTTTGTTAATTCTAAGGCTTGAGTTATAGCGTATTATGTTAAGTATCATCTAAAACATTAAACGAATGTAAAAATGCATATATGGGGGTGTGATCCCTTTATCTTGTCCAATTCAAAGAATCTATGGAATGATTCGTTTATTTTTTATGACGGATGTTAGAGGGAGAAGGATAACTTTTGCATAATATAATGATGTGATGACTATCATAACAAGCGAAAACAGGAGAGGGTGGATCAGAATGGGAGAACCTACTTTTCTTGAGACAGGTCATATGACGGAAGGATTTCCTATACGCGTGATTCATACGAGCAGGCAGTTTAATTTTGCTTCTCACTGGCATGAAGAAGTTGAAATGGTCGTCGTGAGGGGGAAACATGCGAAGATTAGAGTATATAACCGTCTTTATGAACTTGAGCAGGGGGATATCCTGATGATTAAACCGGGGGATGTACACTGTTTCTTGCCGGGTACAGATCAGCTTACCATTCTTTTATTTCGTCTAGAACTGATCACGGGAAGTTTTGCCGTCACAGAAGATACAAAGGAAATGGTCGAACTTTTTCATGAGACTACTTTCATACCTTCAACCCTCTGTTGTGAAAATAATCTGAGCTCCTATGTAGATACCTTATCCGATGAAAGCAACAAACAGCTGCCGGGATACCGCTTGTCCATGATTGCCAGGCTTTATGATCTTATTGTTCATTTAGTGCGCATAAAAACACTGGCTATTCAACCTTTTCACCCAGGGCGAGTGTGTTCACCTGCAAAGAAGTTTGAATTCATCGAATCGATCTGTGAGTACCTAGAAGAGCATTATGCAGAAAATATTAAGCTTGACCAGGTGGCGGAACATATCAAATTCAGTAAGTTTTATGTATGTACCTTGTTTAAAGAGCTTAAGGGAGTCACTTTAATGGAGTATTTGAATCATTTTCGCATTATCAAATCAGAATGGGCCTTACTTTTCAGTGAAGACTCTATTCTCGATATCTCCATAAGGCATGGATTTAACAATATCAACTCCTACAATCGGCTGTTTAAAAAATATAACCACTGCACTCCCACCGAATTTCGAAAAAAGCATCGTACAAAGATCACAACATATGAAGGATAATTCGCAATATCTGAAGAGAAAGACCTTCGTAAAATCACTATACTCTAATAAATTGTAAGCGTTTACTTTAAGGAAGGAGGGGGCAAATGAAGAAGAGGCTTAATCGAAAATATATCTCGGTTATTGCTATTCTCACTGCGGCAATGATGTTATCTGGATGCAGGGCCACAGGAGTGACCCATTCTAAACAAGAGGAGATTACCATTTGGAGCTTTACCGATGAAGCGGGTTATGCGATTGAGAAATTTGAAGAAAAGTATCCAGACATTAAAGTGAACTTCGTTAATATCCCCGGGACTTTCTATATTACGAAATTGAAATCGGCACTGCAGACCGCATCCAAAGCACCCGATGTCTTTATGATCGAGAATGCAAATATAAGAGAATTGATTGATGTGCCTTATTTAGAAAATTTATCCTCAGCACCATATGACGCAAATGAGCTTATTAAGGAGCAATACCCTTTTGTTCAGTCTAATGAAAAGGATAGCGAAGGAAACGTCAGGGCGATTGGTTATCAAGGTACACCAGGGGGGATCTATTACCGCAGAGATTTGGCCAAACAATATTTAGGGACAGATGACCCTGAAAAAGTCAGCCAGATGATCAGCACCTGGGAGGACATTTTTAAGATCGGAGAGCGGGTGCAGCAGGAAAGCGGCAATAAGGTGCATGCGCTGGCAAACTGGAATGCGATATCGAATTCATATGATGGTATTCCCTGGGTGAAGGATGGGAAATTCGTCATCGATGATACCTATATGAAGGTTCTGGATCTTGTGCGTGAAGCTCGTCAGCGCCGTGTGCTGGGGGAGTATGACGATGGAAGTGCCGGCTACGCTGCATCGATGCAAAAAGGTCAGGTTATGTTCTATCCAGGAGCCACCTGGGCACTGCAGTATACATTTAAGGCGAATGCACCGGATACAAAGGGACTATGGGGTCTCGCGCAGGGTCCATCTGCTTTTAGTTCAGGCGGTACGTACATTGCGATGTATAGCAAAAGTGATAAAAAGGATCTTGCCTGGAAGTTTATTGAGTTCTATAACTTTGATCGTGATTTTTTATCTGAACTCGCAAAAGAACAAGATTATTTTACTAGTAATATGGTTGTAAATGATGAACTGGCAAAAACGGTTACTTCTGATTATTTAGGAGGACAGAAACATTTTGAATTCTTCTCAGAGGCAGCGAAACAGGTGCCTGTGTATGAACGAACCAAATACGATAGGACCATTAACGCGGATATTTTTAAAATTGTACTTCCGTTGTATCTGAATAACGACATTCAGACCAAAGAAGAAGCAGTGAAGAGAATAAAAAGGGATGTGAAGTTACGATTTCCGGAACTTGAAGTTGATTAGATTTGAGATAAGGGCTAACCATTTCGGATGACGGGGGGTACCATTTATGTTTGCTAAGTCGATCCGCAAAGACCACTATGGTTACTATTTCATTGCACCATTCTTTCTTATTTTCCTCATGTTTGGCCTCTATCCTATTCTCTACTCTCTATATCTTAGTTTTACGAATTGGGACGGAATCACTTCCCCCGAGTTTGTCGGACTGGGTAACTATATAGCTGTTCTACAAGATCCGCTGTTTTATAAAACACTCTTTAACACGCTCTTTATCTGGGGAGTCTCCGTTGTTCCGCAGCTTACCGTTTCTCTTGTGCTTGCCTTTATTCTGAACGACAAGCTACTCAAAGGGCGAGACATCTTCCGAGCCGTTTATTTCTTCCCGAACATTGTTACAGCTGCATCGCTGGGTCTGCTAGTAAGTCTAATCTTTGATTGGCAGTCTGGGGGGCTGAATCACTTTCTAGTTCAAGTGGGACTCATCGATGATCCAATCAATTGGAAGGATGACCCTTGGTTTATGCGCCTTATCGTTTCTTCCATTCTATTCTTTCAATATTTTGGGTACTCGATGGTCATCTATCTTGCCGGACTGCAAGGGATCGATCCTTCGCTGCAAGAAGCTGCGCAAATTGATGGGGCTGAGAAAAAACATATATTCTTTCATATCATCGTGCCGATGCTTCGTCCGATCATTCTTTTTCAGATTATTACGTCCATCATTGGAGGTATCCAAATTTTTGACCAGCCGTTTACACTCACGAATGGCTCAGGCGGCCCGGATCGTGCAGCGATGACAAGTATCATGTATCTCTATAACGTCGCATTCCAAAGCACTCGTTTTGGTTACGGAGCAGCCGTAGCCTTTTGTTTATTCGTCATCATCATTCTGTTATCAGCCGTATCCTTTATGATGACCAAGCGGAAGAGCAGTTCATAGGGAGGAGGGAAATCATATGCAATCGGCAAAAATGGCAGATCAGCCTATCGCTGTCCAGAAGCAAACCAACATGAAGAGTATGACTATAGGGAAAATACTTGTGTATTTCATTTTAGTGAGCCTCGCGATCATCTGTATCATCCCTTTTTATTTAATGCTCATCTATTCCACTCATAACAATGCAACAATCGCATCAACCTTTACTTTCCTTCCTGGACAGTTTCTTGTCGATAATTATCTAAACATGGCTTCTAAAATAAATATTTGGAAAGGATTCGCTAACAGCTTTTTCATTGCGGGAACTTCTACTGTACTTTCCTTATATATAGGGGCGCTTACCGCATATGGTTTTGCAAAGTATAAGTTTAAAGGACGTACCGGACTGTTCTTATTCCTGCTTGCTACGATGATGGTTCCAGGGCAGCTTGCTCTCATCGGAATGTATCGCTTGTTTAGTACACTTGGGCTTCTAGACAGCTATTTAGCCATTATCTTACCTGCAGCGGCGAATGCGTTTAATGTATTTTTTATCAAACAATTTATTGAAGGCAGTATACCCGATGAAATTATTGAATCTGCTCGTGTAGACAGCGCAGGGGAGTTTCGGACATTTAATCAGATTGTGTTACCGATTCTTGGGCCTGCTATTGCGGCACTAGGGATCTTCACGTTTATTGGATCATGGAATAACTTTCTCACACCGCTCGTTCTTCTTTTCTCCCTAGATAAATACCCGCTCCCTGTACTTGTTGCACTCGTGCAAGGATATTATGGAATGGACTATGGATTACTATATTTAGGTGTGGCCATCTCGATTGTACCTATTATCATTGTATTCTCTATCTTCTCAAAGCAAATTATAGGCAGCGTAGCGCTTGGGGCTGTGAAAGGATAGTTTAAGACATGAAGTTTAGGATATGAGATTAAAGACATGAGGATAAAGTTAAAAAATAAGCATAATAAAGTTTTAAAAAAAACATAGCAAAGCTACTCTGTCTAACTCCCAGGTGGCTTTGCTTTTTTGTGATGTGCAAGAGTACTCGCATTTGGGTGATATGTTAAGGGAATAGCACGAAACGAGTTTGCCGATGCAAACATACGTTCTGCACTCATTATAATCAAACTATAATCAAACCTTTTGAATCTAAATAGACGTTATCAGTGGGCGTTTAATAGCGTGGCGATACAAGAACGCTGCTGACAACAGCACCATGAAGAGTGCTTCATATCTATAATGCGTAATCGTAAGGGAGAAGGACGCTATAATTACCTTATATAACCTTTAAAAGGGGATTAAAGTTAAATTCAGACAAGAAAAGAGCTGAAAATGATCAAAAGTGCGGTTTTTACGAGTACCGAACATATGTTCTAAAGTGAGATTAGTATCAAAAACTATAGATAAAAGAGCTTAAAAACAGAAGATTTCTTATTTTTACATATCCAAAAGAGTGCGTATGAATAGAAGAATTAGACCACCAGAGAAGAAAAAGTGCTGTTTTATAGGACATAGAACATATGTTCTTAACCAGAAGATTTCAGCTTATATATACCTAAGGACAAAACATAGAAGCATGGGTAAATTTCAATGTAGTGGGAATGTAGATCGATGCAAAAAATCTCTAACCAAGTTTAAAGAAGTTTATCTTGACATGCATAGAACTCATCGTATACATTTGTATACAATAACATAACGTATACAAATGTATACGATAAGAAAAGGGAGGAAACTGCTCATGCGTGAAAGACAAGGACATGAAGGTAGACAGGGACGTAGAGATCATGAACATCGAGGTCAGCGAGGCCAGAAGGCATTTGATAAAGAGGGAAATAGAGATTTTAATGGGTCTCACCATAAAAAGGTCCAAACATTTCGGCGCGGAAGAGCGATTGCTTTTTTAGAGAAACTCCAAGTAAATCGTTCGACTTTACAGCGTCAGTTAGAAGATCCGCAATTGGAATCGATTAAACAAGTAATCAGCGGAGAACTGAAGGCAATTGAAATGGTGATGGATGATTTTATCCATATGTTTCAGCTTGATGTGACGGAAGGCAGTGTAGTTGATGCATCTGAAGAAGTTACCAAACCAGCAGAAGATGTCAATGAAGAAGGAACAAATCGGATATAATACAAAAGCATTATTAAAATTTTGGTTTACAGGAACCTTGGTTTACGGAACCTAGAAAAGTGAGTTAGAACTGCAGAACGTATTCGAAGGACCATTAATCATGTTCTATAAATTGTCTAGAGCGGGCAGTAGTTAATATGGAGTGCCGGGATTGTCTATATGACTTTTCGGTACTTTTTATTTTAGTAGGGTGATAATAGAGATCAATGTAATAAATAAGTGAACTTAATATATATTATGTTAACTATTTATAGGATTTATTTAGATTACCTCTACACATACCGTTGAATAATTTATTTTTAACCTGTAGATAACAAAGGGTTTAAAATCTGTTGTTGTATTACCAATATAATAAGAGTGGAAAGATAGGAATAGAAGATCTTGAATTGAGTTTAACGAGAATATATGGCTTCATTTCATAGGGGGGATTCAGAAGAGTGAATACGAAGACAAAAGATACAGTAGTCATTACACTGCTGGAAACAAGTGATGTGCATGGTCACATTTACCCAACAGATTATCGGGGGACAGGGAATATGCCGCTTGGTTTTGCGAAACTGTCTACAATCATTCGTAAGGAACGGGAAAAAGATCCGCATCTCTTGCTTATCGATAACGGTGATCTTTTGCAGGGAACTCCCTTCATGTATTACTATGCGAGATACGATAGAACAGGGATGCATCCAGCAACGAAACTGTTAAATCACCTTACATACGATGCAGCTGTACTTGGTAATCATGAATTCAATTACGGTTTAGAGCTGCTGATCAGTCATATGAAAGACGCCAGGTGTCCCTATTTATCTGCCAATATCGTAACAGAGTCCAGCGGTGAACCTGCATTCGGTCCGCCTTACCGTATATTTACGATGCAGGAAGGTGTCCGTGTTGCCGTACTCGGTATTACAACGCACTATGTTCCTAACTGGGAAGATTCGGCGAACATCCGGGGGCTAGAATTCAAAGATGCGTTAGCGTCTGCACAAGAGTGGATTACTCATATTCGCATTACCGAGCAGCCAGATGCAATCGTCGTCTGCTACCACGGAGGATTTGAATGTGATCCAGTCACCGGAAAAGCTACGGAACCTCTTACAGGGGAAAATCAGGGCTATGAGATGTGTATGCACCTTGAAGGGGTGGATGTACTGTTAACGGGACATCAGCATCGGCTTCTTGCCGGTGAATTAAATGGAGTATTGTATGCGCAGCCTGGTTCAGCTGGACAAGCGATTGCTAAAGTGGAACTTCAATTCGAACAGGATGTGGAGGGCAGATGGGAAATATGCGGTAAAAAGGCACAGCTCATACATGCAAGCGAAGCGGAAGCAGATCAGGAAGTGCTTTCACTTTTTGCTGAGGCAGAACGAAATACACAGGCATGGCTGGATCAGCCTATTGGCAGAGCGGAGGGCGACTTATCGATTCCCGATCCATTTACAGCTAGACAAAAGGATCATGCCTTCACTGAATTTATTAATCGAGTGCAGATGGAGGTCACAGGTGCGGCTATCTCCTGCACTTCTATTTTTACCAATAAGGCAAAAGGGTTCTCCGAACACATCACCATGCGTGACGTCGTATCGAACTATATCTATCCAAATACCCTGAAGGTACTTCTACTGACAGGCCGTGATATTCGGGATGCCCTGGAGCAGAACGCCCTTTACTTTACATTCGAGGAGAACGCCGGGCGATTACAAGTATCTAAGGGCTATCTAGAACCGAAACCGCAGCACTTTAATTATGACATGTGGGAAGGCATCGAATACGAACTGGATATCTCAAGACCCGAAGGGAGCCGTGTTAGTAAGCTGATGTTTAACGGTGCTCCTATGGACCTGGACGCTTCCTTTGAAGTGGTGATGAACAGTTACCGAGCGGGTGGAGGAGGCAACTTCAAAATGCTTATGGATAAACCTGTGATCCGAGAAATACCGACAGACATGACAGAGATTTTGGCTGATTATATCAGAAAGCGAAAGGTTATCTATGCATCATGTGATCACAACTGGCAGGTCGTCTTCTAAAAGAAAGACCGTTGAATCAATTTCATAACTCATTAAAATGATGAATTTGTAACTATATATAGACAAACAAAACCATTTTGATCTATATATACCCCTGATTAAAGCAACTAAAGGTATTATGAAATTGATTCCGTTATCTACTATTTCTACAAAAAAAGCTCCAATTCCATGGATTGAATGGGATGGGAGCTTTTTGCTGTATCATTTTCGAATAGCCACAAAACAACATAACCACATATCCACTATGTAACGATACTTACCCATGAATGAGTTTGGAGCGAAGACGATTGGATATCCATTCGATAAGCAAAATAAGAACCACTAAACCGATTAAGATCGAGCCGACCTGATTCCAACGATAGCTGTTCATCGCAAAGATCAGTGGGGCTCCAATTCCACCGGCGCCAACTAATCCAAGAATTGATGCTTCACGCATGTTCATGTCAAACCGATAGATCGTAACCGATAGGAATAAGGAGAACAGCTGCGGTAAGATGCCGAAGCGAATTTTTTCAAAGGTTGTACAGCCTAAGGAGGTCATTGACTCTAGTACTTTCTTATCCAGCTCTTCAATCGTGTCGACATAGAGTTTCGATAACATGCCGATCGAAGTCAGCCCTATGGTTAGCACACCTGTGAATGGTCCAGGTCCGGACACGCGAATGAACATTAACCCGTAAACCAGTGCTGGAATGGTTCGTATCATAATAAGGAGCAGTCTTGTGATCCATGCGACCGGTTTCGGTACAATATTGGAGGCCGCTAAAAAAGCGAGTGGAACAGATAGTACTGCACCTACAAGGGTACCTAAAAAAGCAATGGCTGCCGTTTGAATAAGTAAATAGATGATACCTTGTTTCGATAAGCTAAACAGCAGCTCTAGATCTGGACTGCCCAATCCTTTTAGGATGTTGAGGGCGATCACGAATCCATTCTGATTCATGTCTTTAAAGCTTACTGTATTTAAAGACCAGATGAACAGCATAAGCACAATCGCCGTAACGGTCAGCACATACCTGTGATTTCGAGGGGAAGCCAGCATTTGTCTTTCTATTGTTGTCATCCAATCAATCTCCTCAAGTTAACTTTTTTCTAAAATGCTCGCTGATGGTTTCAATTACATATACGGTGGCGATCAGCGACAAAATAATCATTCCGACTCTAGAATAATCTCGCCAGCCGATGTTCTCATGGATCAGCAGGCCAATTCCTCCAGCACCCACGTATCCGAGAATAGCCGCATATCGTACATTTCCCTCAAAACAAAATAAAGAAGTAGATAGATAACGAGAGAGTACCTGCGGAAATATCGCATATCGAAAAGCCTCCACACGGTTCATCCCAATCGATTCCATCGCTTCAAAAGCTCCCATATCGATGTTTTCGATCTGTTCATATACTAATTTACCGACATAGGAGAGCGTAAAGAGCATAATGGCCACCAGTCCTGCCATCGGACCTAAGCCGAACACATAGGTAGCGATCAGTGCCGTTACCAGCGTAGGGAGTGTTCTGAGCAGGCTGAGTATGATTTTACATACAGCTACGACGGATTTATTACGGATGACGTTAGAAGAAGCCATCATGGCGAAGGGAAGAGCCAGAGCAGCGCCAATAATAGATCCTAAGAATGACATTTGCAAGGTTGAAAACATTGCATCCAAAAGGTGAGGGAAGTAACTCCATTTAGGAGGAACCATCTCGCCTATAATCATAAAAAACTCATCTATCCGGTCAAAGAGCATTAAAATATTGAAATCAGTCAGTTCGGTAGATGTCACTGTTAGGGCGGCAAGGATCAAGATTATGAAGGGGAGCCGAGATCTTTTTTTCATGATGATTTTCCCGTTCGACAGAACCAGTTTTTTTGGAGGGAAGAGTTTATCATACATGTCCTGAAACCACCTCTAACGTAGATGCAACTTCTTCGTTATTCTCTTCAGAATCAGAGACATTTCCATAAATGTTGTTCAGAACTCGCTTTGACACCTCAGCAGGCGCACCATCAAATACAATTTCTCCTGCACGAACCCCGATAATACGGTTTGCATACTCCAAAGCGACCTCTACATGATGGATGTTCATAATCACGGAGATCTTCATGGTTTGATTAATTCTCTTGAAATCTTCCATCACGATTTTTGAAGTTACTGGGTCAAGAGAAGCGATCGGTTCATCCGCAAGGATGATATCTGGATTCTGAGCGAGTGTACGGGCAAGGGCGACCCGCTGCTGTTGTCCGCCGGATAGCTGGTCTACACGGATATAAGCCTTATCCAAAATCCCAACTTTATCTAAAGCCTCTAATGCCAGGAGCTTTTGTTCTTTCGTAAAAATGCCGGTCAGCTTACGCCATAGGGATAGATCCGGTACGAAGGAGACGAGTACGTTATTTATCACACTTATTCGATTGACAAGATTAAAAGATTGAAAAATCATCCCAATTCTTCTTCGAAAACGGCGAATTTGTTTGCCGCGTAACTTCGATACATCTACATGGTCTACTAGTAACTGCCCATCGGTTATGTCGTGCATCCGATTAATACATCTGATCAGTGTCGACTTGCCGGCGCCGGATAAACCAATGACGGCTACAAATTCTCCTTGTTCAATCTTTAGATTTATGTTGCTTAGAGCCGTTGTGCCGTTTGGGTATGTCTTTTGAACATTCTTAAATTCGATCATGGAAAAACTCCAATCTTATAGTCTTCAGCTGCCAAGCAGAAAAGGAGAACATCTTAAAAATCACGATGCTCTCGCTTTTTTAGCTACTTACCTACCTAGAAGATTTATAATCTACTATTTTTTCATTTCTCTAATCACTTCTTGCGCTTTTCTTTCTGCATCATAGTCTGATGATTGTGCTGCTTGGTAACCTTCATGGCTGTAGACCGCAATTACTTTTTTACCTTCTTCCGTTTGTGCGATGGAGATAAAAGCATTTTGAAGAGCTTTTTTGAAATCATCGGTTATGATAGGGCTGTTTTTACTAACGCTGATCGTGTCATTGTATATTCCATCCGTTACGGCGATTACATTGGTTTCATCCCAAATCGAGCCAGGGCGACTAAATTCATTTGTCCATTGTTCGCTGTAGTCACGTCTTGCATCTGCGAAGGCGACAATAACATCGACTTGTTCAGCTGCTAGACGGGCAAAGGAGCTGCCGTATGAGTCCGATGTAACCACGTGTGCTAGATCGGTAATGCTTTTATTAAAGTTTTCTTGAAGCCATAGCGTAGGGTAAATATATCCAGCAGAAGAGGAGGTAGACATCACGGCCCAATTCGCATCGTTTATATCTTCCCATGTCAGACTTTTGCCTTTGTTAACTTTCTCAGCTAATGCCTGTCCTTTAGCGGAAGGACCTGCGATGAATAGGGAGCGATAATACGTTGCCTGGTCAGTTGTCGGTTCCGTTGGCTTGTTATCGTTCCAGTCTTTAGGTGATTCCGAATCGTTAGATAATCCTGCTCGTGTTGCCGTTAAAATAACGTCAGCTCCGTCATCGTATAGAGCATAAGTTCCTCCGGGTACAAATCCGATATCTGTCGTGCCTGCGGTCAAAGCTTCACCTACAGCTTCATATGTAGTGCCTACATCAATGCTGATTTCTCCAACATTAAAACCTTCCGCTGCTAGTTGTGTTTTTAGTAAGTCTTTTAGCGGATCCGTTGCTGTAATAATATCCTCTGGATCTTTGGATGGAACAAAGCTAATTCGGAGCTTCTCAATCTCCTTTGATTCAGCACCTTTGTCACTCGATGTTTCATTGTTATCCGCATCTGACGAAGAAGAGGATAGGGTAGATGTGTTTTGCGGTGAACTGCTGCCACTATTTCCACAACCTGCGATCAGCGCCATGACTAAAGTGAATAACGTGAAAAGCATGATTCTTTTTTTCAATTCATTACCCCCGATTATATTTGTAATTTTCAAAAGCGGACGGAAGACGCTCGCTATTGAAAGACAAACTCATTGTATAATCTTTTTGTTCGCGATTTATAAAGCTTGTGTCAAACCAATGATAAAATTTCTAGTCATATCATTGGTTTTGTCAAATAGGATGGATTATGATGTTTT from Paenibacillus polygoni encodes the following:
- a CDS encoding S-layer homology domain-containing protein, which translates into the protein MFNMFKKGTAFMLSFILVLSLVTIPSALPASAESLEQAGSLQNEHISKVTTTFYGDTTSSKGFTWYTSKQLTDSTVQVIKKTGAEPDFDKALTFTGTSTESTNSQEELVHKAEASKLEANTKYYYRVGDKKQGIWSKTGIFQTAPQSGAFTFIDIADTQAKTEEEAILSAETLEKALQTVTDAQFVVHNGDIVDKGTKEEQWDWLLGHSQDSLLQTTIVPSAGNHEDENYAFYEHFHINEPDGSATETGAYYSFDYSNAHFIVLNSNEDSAEYANFSKEQVEWLKKDAAAAKKAGARWIIVNIHKGPYTTSNHATDEDIMGANGVRNQIAPLMAELDIDFVMQGHDHIYARTKPITSEGKATSPEKITETLNGETIEYSVNPDGSIYMIPATAGPKVYYKNKSEELGDSYYRLFEKAEEHHAAIYGPDPDKNDRPKRSQVQNFVGIKVDGDKLTAVTYEIDQNKNEAKPFIVDQFGIIKNDSAASTKPVVSLKDISGHWAESAIQSGVTVGYIKGYQDETFKPNAHINRAEFITMLGRALQMKETTSSLSFTDAKQIPSWASPYISQAVEAGIVDGYTDGTFRASKQLNRSEITTWMVRAAGLTVNNNASLSFTDKDSVPAWAVPYVAAGVKAGLISGVGQNRFAPKQLTTRAEAAVFIAKLLKVMN
- a CDS encoding AraC family transcriptional regulator, whose product is MGEPTFLETGHMTEGFPIRVIHTSRQFNFASHWHEEVEMVVVRGKHAKIRVYNRLYELEQGDILMIKPGDVHCFLPGTDQLTILLFRLELITGSFAVTEDTKEMVELFHETTFIPSTLCCENNLSSYVDTLSDESNKQLPGYRLSMIARLYDLIVHLVRIKTLAIQPFHPGRVCSPAKKFEFIESICEYLEEHYAENIKLDQVAEHIKFSKFYVCTLFKELKGVTLMEYLNHFRIIKSEWALLFSEDSILDISIRHGFNNINSYNRLFKKYNHCTPTEFRKKHRTKITTYEG
- a CDS encoding ABC transporter substrate-binding protein, with the translated sequence MKKRLNRKYISVIAILTAAMMLSGCRATGVTHSKQEEITIWSFTDEAGYAIEKFEEKYPDIKVNFVNIPGTFYITKLKSALQTASKAPDVFMIENANIRELIDVPYLENLSSAPYDANELIKEQYPFVQSNEKDSEGNVRAIGYQGTPGGIYYRRDLAKQYLGTDDPEKVSQMISTWEDIFKIGERVQQESGNKVHALANWNAISNSYDGIPWVKDGKFVIDDTYMKVLDLVREARQRRVLGEYDDGSAGYAASMQKGQVMFYPGATWALQYTFKANAPDTKGLWGLAQGPSAFSSGGTYIAMYSKSDKKDLAWKFIEFYNFDRDFLSELAKEQDYFTSNMVVNDELAKTVTSDYLGGQKHFEFFSEAAKQVPVYERTKYDRTINADIFKIVLPLYLNNDIQTKEEAVKRIKRDVKLRFPELEVD
- a CDS encoding carbohydrate ABC transporter permease gives rise to the protein MFAKSIRKDHYGYYFIAPFFLIFLMFGLYPILYSLYLSFTNWDGITSPEFVGLGNYIAVLQDPLFYKTLFNTLFIWGVSVVPQLTVSLVLAFILNDKLLKGRDIFRAVYFFPNIVTAASLGLLVSLIFDWQSGGLNHFLVQVGLIDDPINWKDDPWFMRLIVSSILFFQYFGYSMVIYLAGLQGIDPSLQEAAQIDGAEKKHIFFHIIVPMLRPIILFQIITSIIGGIQIFDQPFTLTNGSGGPDRAAMTSIMYLYNVAFQSTRFGYGAAVAFCLFVIIILLSAVSFMMTKRKSSS
- a CDS encoding carbohydrate ABC transporter permease, whose translation is MQSAKMADQPIAVQKQTNMKSMTIGKILVYFILVSLAIICIIPFYLMLIYSTHNNATIASTFTFLPGQFLVDNYLNMASKINIWKGFANSFFIAGTSTVLSLYIGALTAYGFAKYKFKGRTGLFLFLLATMMVPGQLALIGMYRLFSTLGLLDSYLAIILPAAANAFNVFFIKQFIEGSIPDEIIESARVDSAGEFRTFNQIVLPILGPAIAALGIFTFIGSWNNFLTPLVLLFSLDKYPLPVLVALVQGYYGMDYGLLYLGVAISIVPIIIVFSIFSKQIIGSVALGAVKG